The genomic interval CGGAGTTATCCTGAAGTTCGTTGAATGTTGCTGAGTGGCTCCGCCGTGGGATACTCCCCGGCACATAAGAGGAGGGAGCCACCGATGAAACGACGAGACACCCGACAACGGAAGCAGACGCTGGCAGGATTGAAGACGACCGCCGGAATTGACTGGATGCTGGGCACACTGGTTCGTGTGATCCACTCCGGGAAACAGGCGCTGGATGCGGTGATGCTGGACATGGGGCGGATGGTCGCGGAGAGCGTGATGTTGATGGAGCGGGAGGAAATCGCCGGACCTGAGTATTATCCCACCGACCCGGCGTATCGGAAATGGGCGCATGAGGCTGGCTCGATCTATCTCGGCGACCAGAAGGTCCCCGTGACTCGTCCTCGACTGCGGCACATGGAACAGGGGGAGGGCACCCTCCAATCCTATGCCCGCTTGCGCAACTCCGGGGCGTTCTCGGAAGAACTACTGGAGAAGATTCTTCGGGATGTTTCAGCCCAGAAGTATGCTGACACCGTCCTCAATGCGGCCCACGCCGTGGGCGTGTCGCCGACCGCAATTTCGCAGAAGCTGGTGGAGTTGACAGCCGCGAAGCTGAAGACGTTCCAAGCGCGGTCCCTGAAGGACTTCACGCCGTTTGCGCTCTTTCTGGACACGATCCACCGAGGGGGCGAAGCGTTTGTCGTGGCCTTGGGCGTGGACGTGTCCGGGGAGAAGATGGCCCTCGGGTTCTGGCAAGGCTCCTCGGAGAATCACGAGATGTGCGAGGCGTTGTTTCGGGATCTCGAACATCGCGGCTTGGCGCTCGTCCGACGGATTCTCTTTGTAACGGATGGCGGGAGTGGGTTGATCAAAGCCCTCCGGGCCCGGTTCGGCAAGAAGCTGGTGCATCAGCGCTGTGCCATTCATAAGAGCCGGAACCTCCAGCGGCACCTGGCCAAGCCCTACCGCCCTGAGGCGCATCGGCGGCTCATGACGGCATTAGAACAAACGAGCTATGCCGATGCTCAGCGCATGCTGCGGGAGTTGGAGACATGGCTGCGGACGAAGAACGAGTCGGCGGCAGAGTCGCTCGTCGAAGCCTTCGAGGAGTTGTTGACCCTGCATCGGGTGCACGTACCGCCGTTGCTCCGCAAGACGCTCCTCTCCACCAACCCGATCGAAAGTATGTTCTCATTGGTTCGCCACAGTGAGCGGAACATCAAACGGACGCGGGGGAGCCACATGCTTCAGCGATGGCTCGGCACGGTGCTGCTCGCCTGCGAGGGACGGTTCAGAAGAGTGAAAGGCTATGCCGCGATTGCACCGGGCATGGCAAGGAAATCGGGCTAAGGTCGCCCTGGATAAGACAAGAACAGCATGAAGCACTACACTAGCTACTGGGCGCAACGGACGATCACGTTCCAGAGCGGAGCGGATTGGGATGCATTTTGGGTCAGCGGCGAGGGCGCTCGTCTGGCCAAGGAAAAAGGAATACAGGGAGAAGTCCTGACCATGCCAGTCGACAGTTTTCCGCACGCAGTCAGCCCGTATGGCCTGTTCGGCATGGCCGGTAATGCCTCGGAATGGGTGCAGGACTGGTACGACCCAAATTACTATAAAAACGCCCCGCTCACGGATCCCACTGGTCCGGCTCAAGGTGCGATCAAAGCCATGCGTGGCGGGTCATGGCTCAAACCGGCTGCCAGCCTCCGCGCCAGTGATCGAGATTGGGGCACGATGGACAGCCGTCCCAGTGGCACCGGCTTTCGTTGTGCAAAAGACGCGTATTAGTAGGCTCTCCCCTCGTACATCCGTAAATTTATATCGCTCACACCTCTGCACGGCGAACTCACGGTTCAGTGCAATCAGCGTGCGTGCGGCTTCAAAACAACCTCCACCTGTTCAACCCTCACCACAGGCATGATGAGGCCAACCCCTTCCTCCTCGTGCGAGAAATCATAGATAACCGACTCAGAGGGAATCAGCACACCAGCCATCACAACGACTACTTCCGCTTTTTCACGTTTGGCGAGACTTCGACTGATCAAACCGGCAAGTTTCTTGTTCGGCCTCACGCGCAGATTACTTGGGAACTCCTCAGGCTTGAATCGGACTATACCCCAACCTGTTGTATTGAACGCTGGCCCGATCGCCACCGTATAGCTCTTGGTGTCGGGATCGAATTTCGACAATTCTCCAGGCCAGATAAATGCCATATGCCAATTCAGAGCAGGATTCCCCTCGCGTGCGGTATCCCGTTCACGGTTCAGGTTGAAGAGCCGCTCGTCATGGCCGGGATCATGGTGACCTTGGCCATAGACTGTAGCCCAATCGGGAGGCACCCCTTCCAGCGCCACAAGAAACGCTTCGATGGCGCTCCGCTCAATCAGAACATGTGTCCCAGGAGGAAGAAGGGAATCGAGTTTGGTCAGTGGAATGGTTCTCAGCTGGCGAAGTCCGGTAGCATCTTCCGATCGGATTGGAGATGGCACAAGAAGCAGACCTGAGAGGAGCCAACCAACCAGCAGACGGGTTAATGGGCTACTCACTACCAGCATGAGTCAGGACTCTGTTATACGAGGCCTTTAAAGATGCCACGCCCTGATGATCGTCGGTGAGTACTCCAGCATCGATCAGGACTGCCATCCGAGGAGTTGGGTTGAGCCGACGCAGATCGGAATGAGTTAGACCATCCGTGGCCAAAACCTTTTCATAGGTACCGAGCCAAGATTCCGTCACGGCGCGCAAGCCCGCATCCGTTGGCTTCATGCGGCCTAACCGCACTTGCTGCAGCAGCTTGATCAGCGGATCGGATTGGGCGATGCTCAAGATCGCGCGTTGCACCGCCTGTTCATCTGGCGTGGCCATCGGCTCTTCAATTCATCGAACAGGCGCCAGGCCCGCGGGGATCGCCGCAGCTGCCGCACTCGCCGGGGCTGACTGAGGACGGCCAGCTGGTCGTGCCCCCGACTCCAAAGGCGGAAAACTGTTTATTGACCTTGCTCGTCTTGCACTGGGGACAAGCGGCCTCTGCCGATCCCTGAATCAGCAGCTCAAAACGGTGATTGCATTCACCGCACACATATTCGAAGATAGGCATCGTTCAGGACTCCTTCATTTGCTGAGACCATTATAAAATCACCCAAGACTGAATCGCAACGACAGGGAACGTATGTACCAGGAAGACAAAACGTTTACGCTTCGCTTCACGCTGGAAGCCTCGTTTCCGGACGACTATACCGGAAACGAAGATGAACGCAATTGGCTACAGGAATGGGAAGCCCAGATCAAACCGCAACTGCTCAAATCCGTCTTTGAGTCGCTCCGCAGGCACGACGGTTGGGCATCGCACATCCGCAACCGGGGCGTATCACCGGCGGATGAAATTGAAATCGTATTGGCCAAGGATTTCTCACGACCGCTTCCCGTCTCGCTGAAACGATGAGCCCCTCGGACAACAACCTCGGTCTGTATGTTCATATCCCCTTTTGTCGCCGCCGTTGCCACTTTTGCGCCTTCTACCTCGAAATTGCTCGACCCGATCCGATGGCACGGTTTCACTCCGCCCTCATCCAAGAAATTGCACTCCACCGCCGGCAAGACTCCCTGAATGGCCGCGCCCTGCAGAGCATCTACTTCGGTGGCGGAACACCGACGTCCCTCCCAGCCAATCAGCTGGCCACGCTTCTGACCCTGATTCGAGAGACCTGGCCGACCAACCACACGACAGAGATCACGGTGGAGGCACACCCCTCTTCCATCACAGAAGGAGATCTCACAGTCTTGGCTGATGCCGGATTTAATCGGATCAGCTTTGGAGCGGAATCCATGACCGACAAGGATTTTGCCTTCATTGGCCGGTTTGGACAGGTGCAGGATACGACGGCCGCGGTTCAGGCTGCGCACCGCGCTGGATTCACAAATATCAACCTTGATCTGATGTATGGGCTCCCAGGCCAATCATTGCAGAGCTGGATACACACCTTGGAATCGCTCATGACGCTGACTCCATCGCATATCTCCTGCTATGCCCTCACCATTGAGGAGGAAACCAGGCTCGCCCAGGACATCGCTCGGAATCTTGTCCTACCACCTGACGACATGCTTCAACTCGACATGGAGTCCGCAGCAGAGCATTTCCTTGCCGAAGCAGGGTTTTCCCGCTACGAAATTTCCAACTATGCCAAACCTGACTATACCTGTCGCCATAATCTCCTCTACTGGACCGGTGGCGAGTATCTTGGGCTCGGCCCAAGCGCACAGTCCTATCTCCATGGAATCCGGTTTGGAAATATTGCGGATCTCGAAGCCTATGCGGCATGCTTGAACGACAACCATCTGCCGATGACCGACCGGACAATCCTCTCGGTATCCGAGCGCCAGCGAGATGCCCTTGTGTTCGGCCTACGCCTTCTTCGTGGTGTCCCCCGAAAGACCATTAAGGCTGCGGAACGAGATCATCAGATCGACGAACTTGTCGCGAAAGGCCTGCTCGATGCCGATCGCGATCGAGTACGCCTGACTTCCTTGGGACGGCGTTACGCTGATACGGTAGCCGAACAGCTGTTCTAAGTGGGCCGTGAAAACAGGCACATCGAACATACTGCACAGCAGTGACGCTCATCCTCTTTCCTGCTGTTGAGCCTCTACCCCTGATTGACAAGACGGGCGCAATTAGAGAACACTACTGGAGCTATTCGGAGGAATCTCATGCCTGTGAATATGGATCCGTCGAAAAAACGGCGTCGCCCCCAGCCAACCACCGCCTCGGTGGCTGAGGACAGGTTCACGGGCGCCACAGCGACACCCCCGCGAAAAAGCTTCGGAGAAGAAACAGAAGCGGATCGTGAAAA from Nitrospira sp. carries:
- a CDS encoding formylglycine-generating enzyme family protein, translated to MKHYTSYWAQRTITFQSGADWDAFWVSGEGARLAKEKGIQGEVLTMPVDSFPHAVSPYGLFGMAGNASEWVQDWYDPNYYKNAPLTDPTGPAQGAIKAMRGGSWLKPAASLRASDRDWGTMDSRPSGTGFRCAKDAY
- a CDS encoding zinc ribbon domain-containing protein, producing MPIFEYVCGECNHRFELLIQGSAEAACPQCKTSKVNKQFSAFGVGGTTSWPSSVSPGECGSCGDPRGPGACSMN
- the hemW gene encoding radical SAM family heme chaperone HemW; the encoded protein is MSPSDNNLGLYVHIPFCRRRCHFCAFYLEIARPDPMARFHSALIQEIALHRRQDSLNGRALQSIYFGGGTPTSLPANQLATLLTLIRETWPTNHTTEITVEAHPSSITEGDLTVLADAGFNRISFGAESMTDKDFAFIGRFGQVQDTTAAVQAAHRAGFTNINLDLMYGLPGQSLQSWIHTLESLMTLTPSHISCYALTIEEETRLAQDIARNLVLPPDDMLQLDMESAAEHFLAEAGFSRYEISNYAKPDYTCRHNLLYWTGGEYLGLGPSAQSYLHGIRFGNIADLEAYAACLNDNHLPMTDRTILSVSERQRDALVFGLRLLRGVPRKTIKAAERDHQIDELVAKGLLDADRDRVRLTSLGRRYADTVAEQLF